A window of Drosophila subobscura isolate 14011-0131.10 chromosome E, UCBerk_Dsub_1.0, whole genome shotgun sequence contains these coding sequences:
- the LOC117889931 gene encoding LOW QUALITY PROTEIN: protein telomere ends associated-like (The sequence of the model RefSeq protein was modified relative to this genomic sequence to represent the inferred CDS: substituted 1 base at 1 genomic stop codon), with the protein MSAKTKPKCKQKTLLSMPEAEQDESPQEFEHETADGARVEVEKGGEFIFPVNFYTFQKYADMEKIRIFMEHKSTSPTTEQHQLREFYKSFYMFPEKRKTTNIFRGAITTFMPKLLEAGHPIVESAAKSLAEHNKETITVEEPALHREPESRNASTLCTPDSDFSIVTFEEFQKYVFNLYDIVWQLKLNDPQYMFMGFEECAHAFYLALYLSPEIRERCKYTLNPCTSAMSARLLAVPTPEQADKLSQNLPELIKPSPDLERPELVEETVVAPVSFQFFKNYIENLEEISEKMRTEDEFKTLSIENCAREYYRLFYISPEIRERFQFNLKPCPGVVRKILLSLPTSSYFADSVERTAPNEADPQIPSEPIVDSDLMKKGFKYPVTFEVFRRHINYVEIFQSALRQTYRIPPLLPTLMANPLDPRCIEVFDKFYRCFYIFPHVRERVSYRFDCAQPVKCSNITSIQHRQSFVPGVCSLLYAYQRRQKCRQKLNHLLRSKVPESTTSTAKREAEEPCATDSPGTITSVPAPKEVQTTSSEVTESSTADEVNPEASAVVTSNQFLLEQIEHNMFYLIYKREGLMKKIWRXLSLLSQEEFCTYTSFYNGEALYDNESMLQRCYQQVVENGHWPLHLHVKLNLLRRLLHKQSVEMPSLELDQLSPKMLHWKDLMLHTDFDVIVQQHYEDCNGRQIEDVELFHEREKLYASCWTLDQWIRQVPRITNAALNEEIFADATPTPCVTYRNLSQTTSFVDMEEVGPLMQSQQVKQQTIRFPDKLRGSCLNSEEFQWKQIQTEDQVINLAASQETLSNVTCFAIPEATVNPASNAETLLQLPESGNVNRSPVVVPETQEQIQTEDQVISFAASQETLSNVTSFAIPEATVNPASNAETLLQLPESGNVNRCPVVVPETQEQAETATGYTPLAPSQRDALLNSTNITIRKVNEDVTVTISDKISGKGPPLVLQNCAIFCKCHHDALIKMNGMLCNVRGLIETLFSHMSVRRRSDLTEILDDVGEFTFNCRGNVCKDSTQDLRFACFPCFHVSTCSSIDRCDPDIVRRPPRRNVGAVLKPGILERLKELPGQLR; encoded by the exons atgAGTGCCAAGACTAAGCCAAAATGCAAGCA GAAAACATTGCTCTCTATGCCGGAAGCAGAACAGGATGAATCGCCTCAAGAGTTTGAGCATGAAACGGCTGATGGTGCGAGGGTCGAAGTGGAGAA AGGGGGAGAGTTCATCTTTCCCGTGAACTTCTACACCTTTCAAAAGTACGCGGACATGGAGAAGATACGAATTTTCATGGAACACAAGTCAACAAGCCCGACAACAGAACAACATCAGTTGCGGGAATTCTACAAATCCTTCTACATGTTTCCAGAAAAGCGAAAGACCACCAATATATTCCGTGGGGCAATTACAACCTTTATGCCGAAGTTGTTGGAAGCTGGTCATCCCATTGTTGAATCGGCAGCCAAGAGTTTGGCAGAGCATAACAAAGAGACTATCACAGTCGAAGAACCCGCGTTGCATAGGGAGCCTGAATCAAGGAACGCTTCCACTCTTTGTACCCCTGACAGCGACTTTTCGATAGTGACCTTTGAAGAATTCCAGAAATATGTGTTTAACCTCTACGATATTGTGTGGCAACTGAAGCTCAACGACCCCCAGTATATGTTCATGGGCTTTGAGGAATGCGCTCATGCCTTTTACTTGGCGCTTTATTTAAGTCCGGAGATTCGTGAGCGATGCAAGTACACCCTGAATCCGTGTACGTCGGCCATGAGCGCTCGCCTGCTAGCAGTACCGACGCCCGAGCAAGCCGACAAGCTGAGCCAAAATTTACCAGAGTTGATTAAACCGTCGCCAGATCTTGAGCGACCCGAATTGGTGGAAGAAACGGTTGTAGCACCTGTCAGCTTTcagtttttcaaaaattatatCGAGAATCTGGAGGAAATCAGCGAGAAAATGCGGACCGAAGACGAGTTTAAGACTTTATCCATAGAGAACTGTGCCAGGGAATACTACAGGCTGTTCTACATATCGCCCGAAATACGTGAGCGGTTCCAGTTCAATCTAAAGCCATGTCCCGGAGTGGTACGCAAAATACTGCTGAGTCTACCGACCAGCTCATATTTTGCCGACAGTGTGGAGCGAACCGCTCCGAATGAGGCAGACCC GCAAATTCCAAGCGAGCCGATTGTGGACTCTGACCTGATGAAGAAAGG CTTCAAGTATCCCGTGACCTTTGAGGTATTCAGGCGCCATATTAACTACGTTGAAATTTTCCAGTCCGCGCTGAGACAAACTTATAGAAttccgccgctgctgccgacGCTGATGGCCAACCCGCTAGACCCCCGCTGCATAGAGGTTTTCGATAAGTTCTATCGTTGCTTCTACATATTTCCCCATGTTCGGGAAAGAGTCAGCTACCGTTTCGACTGTG CACAACCCGTGAAATGTTCGAATATAACTTCGATTCAGCATCGCCAGAGCTTCGTGCCAGGTGTCTGCAGTTTGCTGTATGCGTATCAGAGGCGACAGAAGTGCCGTCAGAAGCTGAACCATCTACTTCGGAG CAAGGTACCCGAGAGTACAACCTCTACTGCAAAGCGGGAGGCTGAAGAACCTTGTGCCACTGATAGTCCAGGAACCATAACATCTGTACCAGCACCCAAAGAAGTGCAGACAACCTCATCTGAGGTAACAGAAAGCAGCACAGCTGATGAAGTCAATCCTGAGGCATCTGCAGTTGTTACAAGTAACCAGTTTCTTCTCGAACAAATT GAGCAcaatatgttttatttgatcTATAAGAGAGAAGGGCTGATGAAAAAGATTTGGCGGTAACTCTCCCTGCTCAGCCAAGAGGAGTTCTGTACCTACACAAGCTTCTACAACGGCGAGGCTCTCTATGATAACGAGAGCATGCTGCAGCGATGTTATCAGCAGGTTGTGGAGAACGGCCATTGGCCACTCCATTTGCACGTGAAGCTGAACCTTTTGCGTCGCCTGCTGCACAAACAGAGTGTGGAAATGCCCTCGCTAGAGTTGGATCAGCTGTCGCCAAAGATGTTGCACTGGAAAGATCTAATGCTGCACACAGATTTCGATGTAATTGTTCAGCAGCACTACGAGGATTGTAATGGTAGGCAGATCGAGGATGTGGAATTGTTCCACGAACGTGAGAAGTTGTATGCGAGCTGCTGGACGCTTGATCAATGGATACGCCAAGTACCGCGCATCACGAATGCAGCACTAAACGAGGAAATCTTTGCTGATGCTACACCCACACCATGTG TGACATATAGAAATCTATCTCAAACCACCAGCTTTGTGGACATGGAGGAAGTGGGTCCGCTTATGCAGAGCCAGCAGGTCAAGCAGCAGACGATCAGGTTTCCCGACAAGCTGCGCGGCAGCTGCCTCAACAGCGAGGAGTTCCAGTGGAAGCAAATCCAGACGGAAGATCAAGTTATAAACTTGGCTGCCAGTCAGGAGACACTGTCGAACGTGACCTGTTTTGCCATTCCCGAAGCGACAGTGAATCCGGCATCGAATGCAGAGACGCTGCTTCAGCTTCCAGAAAGTGGAAACGTTAATCGTAGTCCAGTAGTAGTACCAGAGACGCAGGAGCAAATCCAGACGGAAGATCAAGTTATAAGCTTTGCTGCCAGTCAGGAGACACTGTCGAACGTGACCTCTTTTGCCATTCCCGAAGCGACTGTGAATCCGGCATCGAATGCAGAGACGCTGCTTCAGCTTCCAGAAAGTGGAAACGTTAATCGTTGTCCAGTAGTAGTACCAGAGACGCAGGAGCAAGCAGAGACTGCTACGGGCTACACTCCTCTAGCACCCTCTCAGCGGGACGCTCTATTGAATTCTACGAACATAACAATACGCAAGGTAAATGAAGATGTGACTGTGACAATTAGTGACAAGATCAGCGGCAAGGGACCACCGCTCGTGCTGCAGAACTGCGCTATCTTTTGCAAA TGCCACCACGATGCGTTGATCAAGATGAATGGAATGTTGTGCAACGTGCGGGGCCTGATCGAAACTCTTTTTTCCCACATGTCGGTCCGACGACGTTCGGATTTGACGGAAATCCTCGATGATGTGGGTGAATTCACATTCAATTGTCGCGGGAACGTGTGCAAAGATTCCACACAGGACCTGCGGTTCGCGTGCTTTCCATGTTTCCATGTTTCCACGTGCAGCTCGATTGATAGGTGTGACCCGGATATCGTTCGGCGGCCGCCCAGACGCAATGTTGGAGCAGTGCTCAAGCCGGGCATACTCGAGCGTTTGAAGGAATTGCCGGGGCAACTTCGttga
- the LOC117890898 gene encoding G2/mitotic-specific cyclin-B isoform X2 yields the protein MVGTTLKMRGDENAMENMNQVQLKKLTVPTNEVTTKRAALGDLQNRGLNRAIAAKDVAQKELKESKLPNVLRNAKARVDTHWKKQPLGASNVNGAVQAKPAQGGVAGLQRSNSVRTHAAPSAVLTRQVSASTLARGDKAAAEATSKLKPKPEAAPEPTLRREDSNLSKKSLTKLRAALGKPVMGVAGLKKELVAVHKKEPLAASKKDVLGLLRSDSSASSATIQPAMSLSSKRLAGIEDIDANDKENLVLVSEYVNDIYDYLYKVEIEQPIHPDHLAGQKEVSHKMRAVLIDWINEVHLQFHLAAETFQLAVAIIDRYLQVVKNTKRSNLQLVGVTALFIATKYEELFPPAVNDFVFITDDTYSAREIRMMELQIFKAIDCNLSRPLPIHFLRRYSKAAGAEDEHHAMSKYFVELATVDYDLASYKPSEIAAASLFLSLHLLNGNYRASTGFNDKHWTPTLAYYSRYSAAHLRPITRQIAKLARDAPQAKLKAIHNKYQANKFQKIALRSELSGPLLDSIVGQSLKK from the exons ATGGTCGGCACAACATTGAAAATGCGCGGGGATGAG AACGCCATGGAGAATATGAACCAAGTGCAACTGAAGAAATTGACAGTGCCTACAAACGAGGTAACCACAAAACGCGCTGCTCTGGGCGATCTGCAGAACCGCGGCCTGAACCGCGCCATTGCCGCCAAAGATGTGGCCCAGAAAGA ATTGAAGGAATCGAAGCTGCCGAATGTGTTGCGCAACGCCAAGGCCCGCGTGGATACGCACTGGAAGAAGCAGCCCCTGGGCGCCAGCAATGTGAATGGCGCCGTGCAGGCCAAGCCCGCTCAGGGTGGAGTTGCGGGACTGCAGCGCTCCAACTCTGTGCGCACCCATGCCGCTCCCTCGGCTGTGCTCACCCGCCAGGTCTCGGCCAGCACCCTGGCCCGTGGCGACAAGGCGGCCGCCGAGGCGACCAGCAAGC TCAAGCCAAAGCCGGAGGCTGCGCCTGAGCCCACATTGCGCCGCGAGGACAGCAATCTGTCCAAGAAATCCCTGACCAAGCTGCGTGCTGCATTGGGCAAGCCAGTGATGGGTGTGGCCGGCCTGAAGAAGGAGCTCGTGGCGGTGCACAAGAAGGAGCCATTGGCAGCCAGCAAGAAGGATGTCCTCGGTCTGCTCAGGAGCGATAGCAGCGCCAGTAGCGCCACCATTCAGCCTGCCATGTCGTTGTCCAGCAAGCGATTGGCCGGCATCGAAGACATCGACGCCAACGACAAGGAGAACCTCGTGCTCGTCTCGGAGTATGTCAACGACATCTACGACTATCTGTACAAGGTGGAGATCGAGCAACCGATCCACCCAGATCATCTGGCCGGGCAGAAGGAGGTCTCCCACAAGATGCGCGCCGTGCTGATCGACTGGATCAACGAGGTGCACTTGCAGTTCCATCTGGCTGCGGAGACCTTCCAGCTGGCCGTGGCCATCATCGATCGCTATCTGCAGGTGGTCAAGAATACGAAGCGCAGCAATCTGCAGCTGGTGGGTGTGACGGCCCTCTTCATTGCCACCAAGTACGAGGAGCTGTTCCCGCCGGCCGTCAACGACTTTGTCTTCATCACCGACGACACCTACTCGGCCCGCGAGATCCGCATGATGGAGCTGCAGATCTTCAAGGCCATCGACTGCAATCTGTCGCGTCCGCTGCCGATTCACTTCCTGCGGCGCTACTCAAAGGCCGCCGGGGCAGAGGATGAGCACCATGCCATGTCCAAGTATTTTGTGGAGCTGGCAACAGTCGACTACGATTTGGCCAGCTACAAGCCGTCAGAG ATTGCGGCAGCCTCGCTGTTCCTGTCGCTGCACTTGCTCAATGGCAACTATCGGGCCAGCACTGGCTTCAACGACAAGCACTGGACCCCGACGCTGGCCTACTACTCTCGCTACTCGGCCGCGCACCTGCGGCCCATCACTCGACAGATCGCCAAATTGGCGCGTGATGCACCGCAGGCCAAGCTGAAGGCCATCCACAACAAGTATCAGGCCAACAAGTTCCAGAAGATCGCGCTCAGAAGCGAGCTGAGCGGCCCCCTTCTGGACTCCATTGTGGGCCAGAGCCTGAAGAAGTAG
- the LOC117892432 gene encoding ATP synthase subunit alpha, mitochondrial, whose protein sequence is MSMISARLASSVARTLPKTAAQIACKASYPAATLAARKFHVASTQRSAEISNILEERILGVAPKADLEETGRVLSIGDGIARVYGLNNIQADEMVEFSSGLKGMALNLEPDNVGVVVFGNDKLIKQGDIVKRTGAIVDVPVGDELLGRVVDALGNAIDGLGAINTKDRFRVGIKAPGIIPRVSVREPMQTGIKAVDSLVPIGRGQRELIIGDRQTGKTALAIDTIINQKRFNDGQEESKKLYCIYVAIGQKRSTVAQMLKRLTDAGAMKYTIIVSATASDAAPLQYLAPYSGCAMGEFFRDKGKHALIIYDDLSKQAVAYRQMSLLLRRPPGREAYPGDVFYLHSRLLERAAKMSPAMGGGSLTALPVIETQAGDVSAYIPTNVISITDGQIFLETELFYKGIRPAINVGLSVSRVGSAAQTKAMKQVAGSMKLELAQYREVAAFAQFGSDLDASTQQLLNRGVRLTELLKQGQYVPMAIEDQVAVIYCGVRGHLDKMDPSKITNFEKEFLQLMKTSEQGLLDTIAKEGAISDATDAKLKDIVSKFLATFQG, encoded by the exons ATGTCGATGATTTCTGCACGCTTGGCGTCGTCGGTCGCCCGCACCCTGCCCAAGACGGCCGCACAG ATTGCCTGCAAGGCTTCGTACCCAGCTGCCACTCTCGCTGCCCGTAAGTTCCATGTTGCCAGCACACAGCGCAGCGCGGAGATCTCCAACATCCTGGAGGAGAGAATCCTGGGCGTTGCGCCCAAGGCCGATCTGGAGGAAACCGGTCGTGTGCTTAGCATTGGTGACGGTATCGCTCGTGTCTATGGCCTGAACAACATCCAGGCCGATGAGATGGTGGAGTTCTCCTCCGGCTTGAAGGGCATGGCCCTCAATTTGGAGCCCGACAATGTCGGTGTTGTCGTCTTCGGTAACGACAAGCTGATCAAGCAGGGCGATATTGTCAAGCGTACTGGCGCTATTGTCGATGTCCCCGTCGGCGATGAGCTGCTGGGTCGCGTTGTCGACGCTCTGGGTAACGCCATCGACGGTCTCGGTGCCATCAACACCAAGGATCGTTTCCGTGTCGGCATCAAGGCCCCCGGCATCATTCCCCGTGTGTCTGTGCGCGAGCCCATGCAGACCGGAATCAAGGCTGTGGACTCTCTGGTGCCCATCGGTCGTGGCCAGCGTGAGCTGATCATCGGCGACAGGCAGACTGG CAAGACCGCTCTGGCCATTGATACCATCATCAACCAGAAGCGTTTCAACGACGGCCAGGAGGAGTCCAAGAAGCTGTACTGCATCTACGTTGCCATTGGCCAGAAGCGTTCCACTGTCGCCCAGATGCTGAAGCGTCTGACCGATGCCGGCGCCATGAAGTACACCATTATTGTGTCTGCCACCGCTTCCGATGCCGCTCCCCTGCAGTATCTGGCTCCCTACTCTGGCTGCGCCATGGGCGAGTTCTTCCGCGACAAGGGAAAGCACGCTCTGATCATCTACGACGATTTGTCCAAGCAGGCCGTCGCCTACCGTCAgatgtctctgctgctgcgtcgtCCCCCCGGTCGTGAGGCCTACCCCGGTGATGTGTTCTACCTTCACTCCCGTCTGTTGGAGCGTGCCGCCAAGATGTCCCCCGCCATGGGAGGTGGATCCCTGACTGCCCTGCCCGTTATTGAGACCCAGGCCGGTGATGTGTCCGCCTACATTCCAACCAATGTCATTTCGATCACTGACGGCCAGATCTTCTTGGAAACCGAGTTGTTCTACAAGGGTATCCGTCCCGCCATCAACGTCGGTCTCTCTGTGTCCCGTGTGGGCTCTGCTGCCCAGACCAAGGCCATGAAGCAGGTTGCCGGCTCCATGAAGCTGGAGTTGGCTCAGTACCGTGAGGTCGCTGCCTTCGCCCAGTTCGGCTCCGATCTGGATGCCTCcacccagcagctgctgaacCGTGGTGTGCGTCTGACCGAGCTGCTCAAGCAGGGACAGTACGTGCCCATGGCCATTGAGGATCAG GTTGCCGTCATCTACTGCGGTGTGCGCGGACACTTGGACAAGATGGATCCCTCCAAGATCACCAACTTCGAGAAGGAGTTCTTGCAGCTGATGAAGACCAGCGAGCAGGGTCTGCTCGACACCATTGCCAAGGAGGGCGCCATCTCTGACGCCACCGATGCCAAGCTGAAGGATATTGTTTCCAAGTTCTTGGCCACCTTCCAGGGTTAA
- the LOC117890898 gene encoding G2/mitotic-specific cyclin-B isoform X1, which yields MVGTTLKMRGDENAMENMNQVQLKKLTVPTNEVTTKRAALGDLQNRGLNRAIAAKDVAQKELKESKLPNVLRNAKARVDTHWKKQPLGASNVNGAVQAKPAQGGVAGLQRSNSVRTHAAPSAVLTRQVSASTLARGDKAAAEATSKLAVKPKPEAAPEPTLRREDSNLSKKSLTKLRAALGKPVMGVAGLKKELVAVHKKEPLAASKKDVLGLLRSDSSASSATIQPAMSLSSKRLAGIEDIDANDKENLVLVSEYVNDIYDYLYKVEIEQPIHPDHLAGQKEVSHKMRAVLIDWINEVHLQFHLAAETFQLAVAIIDRYLQVVKNTKRSNLQLVGVTALFIATKYEELFPPAVNDFVFITDDTYSAREIRMMELQIFKAIDCNLSRPLPIHFLRRYSKAAGAEDEHHAMSKYFVELATVDYDLASYKPSEIAAASLFLSLHLLNGNYRASTGFNDKHWTPTLAYYSRYSAAHLRPITRQIAKLARDAPQAKLKAIHNKYQANKFQKIALRSELSGPLLDSIVGQSLKK from the exons ATGGTCGGCACAACATTGAAAATGCGCGGGGATGAG AACGCCATGGAGAATATGAACCAAGTGCAACTGAAGAAATTGACAGTGCCTACAAACGAGGTAACCACAAAACGCGCTGCTCTGGGCGATCTGCAGAACCGCGGCCTGAACCGCGCCATTGCCGCCAAAGATGTGGCCCAGAAAGA ATTGAAGGAATCGAAGCTGCCGAATGTGTTGCGCAACGCCAAGGCCCGCGTGGATACGCACTGGAAGAAGCAGCCCCTGGGCGCCAGCAATGTGAATGGCGCCGTGCAGGCCAAGCCCGCTCAGGGTGGAGTTGCGGGACTGCAGCGCTCCAACTCTGTGCGCACCCATGCCGCTCCCTCGGCTGTGCTCACCCGCCAGGTCTCGGCCAGCACCCTGGCCCGTGGCGACAAGGCGGCCGCCGAGGCGACCAGCAAGC TTGCAGTCAAGCCAAAGCCGGAGGCTGCGCCTGAGCCCACATTGCGCCGCGAGGACAGCAATCTGTCCAAGAAATCCCTGACCAAGCTGCGTGCTGCATTGGGCAAGCCAGTGATGGGTGTGGCCGGCCTGAAGAAGGAGCTCGTGGCGGTGCACAAGAAGGAGCCATTGGCAGCCAGCAAGAAGGATGTCCTCGGTCTGCTCAGGAGCGATAGCAGCGCCAGTAGCGCCACCATTCAGCCTGCCATGTCGTTGTCCAGCAAGCGATTGGCCGGCATCGAAGACATCGACGCCAACGACAAGGAGAACCTCGTGCTCGTCTCGGAGTATGTCAACGACATCTACGACTATCTGTACAAGGTGGAGATCGAGCAACCGATCCACCCAGATCATCTGGCCGGGCAGAAGGAGGTCTCCCACAAGATGCGCGCCGTGCTGATCGACTGGATCAACGAGGTGCACTTGCAGTTCCATCTGGCTGCGGAGACCTTCCAGCTGGCCGTGGCCATCATCGATCGCTATCTGCAGGTGGTCAAGAATACGAAGCGCAGCAATCTGCAGCTGGTGGGTGTGACGGCCCTCTTCATTGCCACCAAGTACGAGGAGCTGTTCCCGCCGGCCGTCAACGACTTTGTCTTCATCACCGACGACACCTACTCGGCCCGCGAGATCCGCATGATGGAGCTGCAGATCTTCAAGGCCATCGACTGCAATCTGTCGCGTCCGCTGCCGATTCACTTCCTGCGGCGCTACTCAAAGGCCGCCGGGGCAGAGGATGAGCACCATGCCATGTCCAAGTATTTTGTGGAGCTGGCAACAGTCGACTACGATTTGGCCAGCTACAAGCCGTCAGAG ATTGCGGCAGCCTCGCTGTTCCTGTCGCTGCACTTGCTCAATGGCAACTATCGGGCCAGCACTGGCTTCAACGACAAGCACTGGACCCCGACGCTGGCCTACTACTCTCGCTACTCGGCCGCGCACCTGCGGCCCATCACTCGACAGATCGCCAAATTGGCGCGTGATGCACCGCAGGCCAAGCTGAAGGCCATCCACAACAAGTATCAGGCCAACAAGTTCCAGAAGATCGCGCTCAGAAGCGAGCTGAGCGGCCCCCTTCTGGACTCCATTGTGGGCCAGAGCCTGAAGAAGTAG